A stretch of Paenibacillus mucilaginosus 3016 DNA encodes these proteins:
- a CDS encoding glycosyl transferase → MQEPWVSLTHLERMTDDTGLLEHALGRIPRRREGYTTDDNARALWACVEWLGAAPDPEHASVLRRLTDRYLSFLLWAQRGDGLFHNNFSYDRRPEPEVPSDDCLGRTVWALALAWTRLPEAELRLPAGEMLRQAAEHLPRMSAPRGWAYALSACCLLERSPAWREQAPASGPLSAEGLGSLVRDLEGRLLGAFRKASDARWLWFEPQLTYGNGILPWALFRSYGVTGNAEAVDTARRTLDFLTNRMTSPQGWIRPVGNRGWCDRRSQALWDQQPLEVLKLALASLEACRLLQEPAYRETAQRCRQWFHGENDGRVPLADPLDGSCCDGLTPAGPNANRGAESTLAYLLTEALLASSGREEVSADGTNLAAISDRALLEVPPQPDSPAPGLLMGS, encoded by the coding sequence ATGCAGGAACCATGGGTTTCTCTCACACATCTCGAACGGATGACGGATGACACCGGGCTGCTGGAGCATGCGCTCGGCCGGATCCCCCGCCGGCGCGAAGGGTACACGACAGACGATAACGCCCGGGCGCTGTGGGCCTGTGTGGAATGGCTGGGAGCCGCGCCAGACCCGGAGCACGCTTCGGTTCTGCGCCGGCTCACCGACCGGTACCTGTCGTTCCTGCTTTGGGCACAGCGGGGGGACGGGCTGTTTCATAACAACTTCAGCTACGACCGTCGCCCTGAGCCGGAGGTGCCCTCCGACGATTGTCTGGGGCGGACGGTATGGGCGCTGGCGCTGGCCTGGACCCGCCTGCCCGAAGCGGAACTGCGGCTGCCGGCAGGGGAGATGCTGAGGCAGGCGGCGGAGCACCTGCCTCGGATGAGCGCTCCGCGGGGCTGGGCCTACGCGCTGTCGGCCTGCTGCCTGCTGGAGCGCAGCCCCGCCTGGAGAGAGCAGGCGCCGGCCTCCGGTCCGCTGTCCGCCGAAGGGCTCGGATCGCTCGTCCGCGATCTGGAGGGGCGGCTGCTCGGCGCCTTCCGGAAGGCGTCGGATGCGCGGTGGCTCTGGTTCGAGCCGCAGCTGACCTACGGCAACGGCATCCTGCCGTGGGCCCTGTTCCGTTCTTACGGCGTCACGGGGAACGCCGAGGCCGTGGATACCGCCCGCCGGACACTGGACTTTCTGACGAATCGGATGACCTCGCCGCAGGGCTGGATCCGGCCGGTGGGCAACCGGGGCTGGTGCGACCGCCGTTCGCAGGCGCTCTGGGATCAGCAGCCGCTCGAGGTGCTGAAGCTTGCCCTCGCCTCGCTGGAAGCCTGCCGTCTGCTGCAGGAGCCCGCCTATCGGGAGACCGCGCAGCGCTGCCGGCAGTGGTTCCACGGGGAGAACGACGGCCGTGTGCCGCTGGCCGATCCGCTAGATGGCAGCTGCTGTGACGGCTTGACGCCAGCGGGGCCGAATGCCAACCGGGGCGCGGAGTCGACGCTGGCCTACCTGCTGACCGAAGCGCTCCTGGCCTCAAGTGGAAGAGAGGAGGTGAGTGCGGATGGAACGAACCTCGCTGCCATTTCCGATCGGGCCCTTCTCGAAGTTCCCCCGCAACCCGATTCTCCTGCCCCAGGGCTCCTCATGGGAAGCTAA
- a CDS encoding glycoside hydrolase family 130 protein: MERTSLPFPIGPFSKFPRNPILLPQGSSWEAKDVFNPAAIVKDGLVYLLYRAEDHTGEGVWNGTSRIGLAWSRDGLTFERHPEPVLSPTEPYELPGGCEDPRISFVDGTYYLTYTAFDGITARLCLATSTDLFHWDKHGLLFPQFDDGETYQWTKSGAIVPAKVNGRYVMYFGDTDIWIAFSDDGIRWESEPEPVLRRSADPAAFDSHLIEPGPAPVLTEEGIVLLYNGARLITAEGGDSGKPYYSMGQAMFALDDPRRLLRRTTHSVFDPSTSDEVRGQIDFVVFGEGLVHHRGVWLLYYGMADSRVGVAAFSERGAEPFEALEGLR, translated from the coding sequence ATGGAACGAACCTCGCTGCCATTTCCGATCGGGCCCTTCTCGAAGTTCCCCCGCAACCCGATTCTCCTGCCCCAGGGCTCCTCATGGGAAGCTAAGGACGTGTTCAACCCGGCTGCGATCGTGAAAGACGGCCTGGTGTATCTCTTGTACCGGGCGGAGGATCATACGGGGGAGGGCGTGTGGAACGGCACCTCCCGGATCGGTCTGGCCTGGAGCCGGGACGGCCTGACGTTCGAACGGCATCCGGAGCCGGTTCTCTCTCCGACGGAGCCTTACGAGCTGCCGGGGGGCTGCGAGGATCCGAGGATCAGCTTCGTGGACGGAACCTATTATCTGACCTATACGGCTTTCGACGGAATAACCGCACGGCTGTGTCTGGCCACCTCCACGGACCTTTTTCATTGGGATAAACACGGGCTGCTCTTTCCCCAGTTTGACGACGGAGAGACCTACCAGTGGACCAAATCCGGAGCCATCGTGCCGGCGAAAGTGAACGGCCGGTATGTGATGTACTTCGGCGATACCGACATCTGGATCGCCTTCTCGGACGACGGCATCCGCTGGGAGTCCGAGCCGGAGCCCGTGCTCCGGCGAAGCGCCGACCCTGCCGCCTTCGACAGCCATCTGATCGAGCCGGGCCCCGCCCCGGTCCTTACGGAAGAAGGCATCGTGCTGCTCTACAACGGAGCCCGGCTGATTACGGCGGAGGGAGGTGACAGTGGCAAGCCCTACTACAGCATGGGCCAGGCCATGTTCGCCCTCGACGATCCCCGCCGACTGCTCCGGCGGACGACGCATTCGGTATTCGATCCGAGCACGTCGGACGAAGTGCGGGGGCAGATCGACTTCGTCGTCTTCGGCGAAGGACTGGTGCATCACCGTGGCGTATGGCTGCTGTATTACGGCATGGCCGATTCCCGCGTGGGGGTCGCCGCCTTCTCGGAGAGGGGGGCGGAGCCGTTCGAAGCGTTGGAGGGCCTGCGGTAG
- a CDS encoding pectinesterase family protein, producing MNPWKKLRFPLLAAALFAFLPGSPSPAEAATQPADAIVVDKNGTGAYKTVQAAINSIPDSSTTTRTIFIKNGTYNEKINIPSTKPNITLLGESTLGTILTYNDTSSTAGSTTNSASTMVRANNFQARDITFRNTAGPTAGQAVALYVSGDRAVFKNIRATGYQDTLYATGTGRQYYYNSQIEGTVDFIFGSATAVFENCEIRSLGTGFVTAASTDQSKKYGYVFLNSRLTKNGAGNQTVYLGRPWRPYSAVTYINTAMDSHIRPEGWNNWGNTANEATTRYYEYGSTGAGANPTARVSWAKTLTAGQANAITAKTVLAGSDGWDPTK from the coding sequence ATGAATCCATGGAAAAAACTCCGCTTCCCTTTACTCGCTGCCGCCCTCTTTGCCTTTTTGCCCGGGAGTCCATCTCCTGCCGAGGCTGCCACGCAGCCTGCGGACGCCATCGTCGTCGACAAGAATGGAACCGGCGCCTATAAGACGGTCCAAGCCGCCATCAATTCGATTCCCGACAGCAGCACGACCACCCGTACCATCTTCATCAAGAACGGCACCTACAATGAAAAGATCAACATCCCCTCGACCAAGCCCAACATTACCCTGCTCGGGGAAAGCACGCTCGGGACCATCCTGACCTACAACGACACCTCCTCCACGGCGGGCAGCACTACGAACAGCGCAAGCACCATGGTGCGGGCGAACAACTTCCAGGCCAGGGACATCACGTTCCGCAATACGGCAGGGCCTACTGCGGGACAGGCGGTAGCTCTCTATGTATCCGGCGACCGGGCGGTCTTCAAGAACATCAGAGCCACCGGCTATCAGGATACCCTGTATGCGACGGGAACGGGACGGCAGTACTACTATAACAGCCAGATTGAAGGCACGGTCGATTTTATTTTCGGCTCGGCCACAGCGGTATTCGAGAACTGCGAGATCCGCAGCCTCGGTACGGGCTTCGTTACGGCGGCTTCGACGGACCAGTCGAAAAAATACGGGTATGTCTTTTTGAACTCGAGACTGACCAAAAACGGGGCGGGCAATCAAACCGTGTATCTCGGCAGGCCTTGGAGACCTTACTCCGCAGTAACCTACATCAACACGGCGATGGACTCCCACATCCGTCCCGAAGGCTGGAACAACTGGGGCAATACGGCCAATGAAGCGACTACCCGCTATTATGAATACGGGAGCACGGGAGCCGGAGCCAACCCTACGGCGCGGGTGAGCTGGGCCAAGACGCTGACCGCCGGGCAAGCAAATGCGATCACCGCGAAGACTGTGCTGGCCGGATCGGACGGCTGGGATCCTACGAAGTAA
- a CDS encoding threonine synthase has product MSRYSYFSHLQCPQCGLIFSGSEVRQLCGCGSPLLARYDLEALRQVLPRPELEGRETSLWRYHELLPVERPENVVTLGEGMTPLLPLPRLGAAYDLPHLYMKDEGIIPTGSFKARGATVGLSKAKELGVRQFAMPTNGNAGAAWSLYAARAGIRASVVMPVDAPMITRGECAASGADLYLVNGLISDAGRLVAGKIASGGIYDASTLKEPYRIEGKKTMGIEIAEQFGWTLPDVILYPTGGGVGLIGIYKALSELLELGWIEGPLPRLVAVQAAGCAPIVKAWQEGASRSEFWPNSGTAAFGINVPKALGDFLVLEAVYATGGCAVAVEDEALLSEQRLAASLEGAFVCPEGAAAFAAARKLRESGWIRDGERVVVLNTGMGIKYPETIPVNAPVLQPEDALPS; this is encoded by the coding sequence ATGTCCCGTTACAGTTACTTCTCTCATCTGCAGTGTCCCCAATGCGGACTGATCTTCTCGGGCTCGGAAGTGCGGCAGCTGTGCGGATGCGGTTCTCCGCTGCTCGCCCGCTACGATTTGGAGGCGCTGAGGCAGGTTCTGCCCCGGCCCGAACTGGAGGGAAGAGAGACCAGTCTTTGGCGCTACCATGAACTGCTTCCGGTAGAGCGTCCGGAGAACGTGGTCACGCTTGGGGAAGGAATGACCCCGCTACTCCCCCTGCCCAGGCTCGGGGCGGCGTATGACCTCCCCCATCTTTATATGAAAGACGAGGGGATCATCCCTACCGGCTCATTCAAGGCCAGGGGGGCGACCGTCGGCCTGTCGAAGGCGAAGGAGCTGGGGGTCCGGCAGTTCGCCATGCCGACGAACGGCAATGCCGGGGCGGCCTGGTCCCTGTACGCGGCCCGCGCGGGCATCCGGGCGTCGGTCGTCATGCCGGTCGATGCGCCGATGATTACGCGGGGCGAATGCGCCGCTTCCGGAGCCGACCTCTACCTCGTCAACGGGCTGATCAGCGACGCCGGACGGCTCGTGGCCGGTAAGATCGCCTCCGGCGGCATCTATGATGCCTCTACCCTTAAGGAGCCCTACCGCATCGAAGGCAAAAAGACGATGGGCATCGAGATCGCCGAGCAGTTCGGCTGGACTCTGCCGGACGTCATTCTCTATCCGACCGGAGGCGGCGTCGGTCTCATCGGCATCTACAAAGCGCTCAGCGAGCTGCTGGAGCTCGGCTGGATCGAAGGGCCGCTGCCCCGGCTGGTGGCCGTTCAGGCGGCAGGCTGCGCGCCCATCGTGAAGGCCTGGCAGGAAGGAGCCTCCCGCTCGGAGTTCTGGCCGAACTCCGGTACGGCCGCCTTCGGCATTAATGTGCCGAAGGCGCTCGGCGACTTCCTCGTGCTGGAGGCCGTTTACGCCACCGGCGGCTGCGCTGTCGCAGTGGAAGACGAAGCCCTGCTGAGCGAGCAGCGTCTGGCGGCATCGCTGGAAGGCGCATTCGTCTGCCCTGAAGGCGCAGCTGCCTTCGCAGCGGCCCGGAAACTGCGCGAGAGCGGATGGATTCGGGACGGGGAGCGGGTGGTCGTCCTGAATACGGGCATGGGCATCAAGTATCCGGAGACGATACCAGTGAATGCCCCCGTACTTCAGCCGGAGGATGCGCTCCCGTCATGA
- a CDS encoding amino acid ABC transporter permease has protein sequence MTIDTAYMLEKLPAFWKGAAVTFQVAGAAILLSTAAGLLNAAILFFRIPVLRQAVRVYVEAARNTPLLIQLFFLYFALPSVGIRLSGYVTAVAAMTFLGGGYLTEVIRSGVEAVSKGQMESGLALGLSRRQLLRHVVLPQAMRITIPALFSNYIFLLKETTVASAVAVPEILYTTTNFIALEYRTYEMLLMMTVLYLLIFLPLSFLLDWVERRLRHGQFGH, from the coding sequence ATGACGATCGATACCGCTTATATGCTGGAGAAGCTCCCTGCCTTCTGGAAGGGCGCGGCAGTGACCTTTCAAGTGGCCGGCGCGGCGATTCTTCTGTCCACGGCAGCAGGGCTGCTGAACGCCGCCATCCTCTTTTTCCGCATACCGGTGCTTCGGCAGGCGGTGAGAGTGTATGTGGAGGCGGCCCGGAATACGCCGCTGCTCATCCAGCTGTTCTTTCTCTACTTTGCGCTGCCTTCCGTAGGCATCCGGCTGTCGGGTTACGTAACGGCCGTTGCGGCCATGACGTTTCTCGGCGGAGGCTATTTGACCGAAGTCATCCGCTCCGGTGTGGAGGCCGTGTCCAAGGGACAGATGGAATCGGGTCTTGCTCTCGGACTGTCCCGCCGGCAGCTGCTGCGCCATGTGGTGCTGCCGCAGGCCATGCGGATCACCATCCCGGCGCTCTTCAGCAATTATATTTTTCTTCTGAAAGAAACGACGGTGGCGTCCGCTGTCGCCGTTCCCGAGATTTTGTATACGACTACGAACTTTATCGCTCTCGAATACCGTACCTACGAAATGCTTCTAATGATGACCGTGCTGTATCTGTTGATTTTCCTGCCGCTGTCCTTCCTGCTGGACTGGGTGGAGAGGAGGCTGCGCCATGGGCAGTTCGGACATTGA
- a CDS encoding amino acid ABC transporter permease, translating to MGSSDIDLLLQSLPQLGRGALYTAGIALSSIAFSAAGGLVYGALRTSRLPLLRFALRTYLELFRAVPILVWLFFFFFGLPIFFGLNIPSFQCAVLVLSLWGITEMGEVVRGALQSLPKGQREAGRAIGLSERQLLMYVLLPAAVRRMLPPGINVCTRLIKTTSLTVLIGVTEAIKAGQQIIERTGESLLIYSALFLFYFVLCYPLSALSRRLELRWNPQG from the coding sequence ATGGGCAGTTCGGACATTGATCTGCTGCTGCAGTCCCTCCCGCAGCTTGGCAGGGGAGCTCTGTACACCGCGGGGATTGCCCTCTCGAGCATCGCGTTCAGCGCGGCGGGAGGGCTGGTGTACGGTGCTCTGAGGACCTCCCGGCTGCCGCTGCTCCGCTTTGCGCTGCGCACTTATTTGGAGCTGTTCCGTGCCGTGCCGATCCTCGTCTGGCTCTTCTTTTTCTTCTTCGGGCTGCCGATTTTCTTCGGATTGAACATCCCGAGCTTCCAGTGTGCGGTGCTTGTTCTGTCCTTGTGGGGCATTACCGAAATGGGCGAGGTGGTCCGCGGGGCCCTCCAGTCTCTGCCGAAGGGACAGCGCGAGGCAGGCCGGGCCATTGGCCTCAGCGAGCGTCAGCTTCTGATGTATGTTCTGCTGCCGGCCGCGGTCCGGCGGATGCTTCCTCCCGGCATCAATGTCTGTACAAGGCTCATCAAGACGACGTCGCTTACGGTTCTCATCGGGGTAACGGAGGCGATCAAAGCCGGTCAGCAGATCATTGAACGTACGGGGGAATCTCTCCTAATCTACAGCGCTTTGTTCCTGTTTTATTTTGTGCTGTGCTATCCGCTGTCCGCTTTGTCGCGCCGGCTGGAGCTGCGATGGAACCCGCAGGGTTGA
- a CDS encoding amino acid ABC transporter ATP-binding protein — translation MEPIIELQGLRKSFDGQEVLRGVDLDVHQGEVIVILGPSGCGKSTLLRCLNGLEPADSGTFRFRGSELARGAPWREVRQKIGMVFQRYELFPHLNVMDNILLGPLKVQRRTREEAEAQAERLLERVGLSAKRHAFPRQLSGGQQQRIAIVRALCMNPEVMLFDEVTAALDPEMVKEVLEVMLGLARQGMTMAIVTHEMGFARAVADRVVFMDEGVIAEAGDPAAFFAKPQTERARRFLDQFLTVESWRG, via the coding sequence ATGGAACCGATCATAGAGCTGCAGGGGCTCCGCAAGTCCTTCGACGGGCAGGAAGTGCTGCGCGGGGTGGACCTGGACGTGCACCAAGGGGAGGTGATCGTGATCCTGGGGCCGAGCGGCTGCGGCAAAAGCACTCTGCTCCGCTGCCTGAACGGGCTGGAGCCCGCCGATTCCGGCACGTTTCGCTTTCGGGGCAGTGAATTGGCCCGGGGCGCTCCCTGGCGGGAGGTCCGCCAGAAGATCGGCATGGTGTTTCAGCGGTACGAGCTTTTCCCTCACTTGAATGTGATGGATAACATTCTGCTCGGCCCGCTCAAGGTGCAGCGCCGCACCCGGGAGGAAGCAGAGGCTCAGGCGGAGCGGCTGCTGGAGCGCGTAGGCCTCTCGGCGAAAAGGCACGCCTTCCCCCGGCAGCTGTCCGGCGGGCAGCAGCAGCGTATCGCCATCGTCCGGGCTCTGTGCATGAACCCGGAGGTGATGCTCTTTGATGAAGTCACGGCCGCGCTGGATCCCGAGATGGTCAAGGAAGTGCTGGAGGTGATGCTTGGCTTGGCCCGGCAGGGGATGACGATGGCGATCGTCACACACGAGATGGGGTTTGCACGGGCCGTGGCCGACAGGGTCGTTTTTATGGATGAGGGGGTCATCGCCGAGGCGGGGGATCCGGCGGCATTTTTCGCGAAGCCGCAGACGGAGCGGGCCCGGCGGTTTTTGGATCAATTTTTGACGGTAGAATCATGGAGAGGATGA
- a CDS encoding transporter substrate-binding domain-containing protein has protein sequence MKKGTRWLSAGLVIIMGLLAGCGGQGGGSAPASAPSTAAPASSKTEGSSYIQKIRDRGKLVVGVFTDKPPFGTVDEKGSPTGFENELARRFAKDLLGDESKIEFVTVEPASRIPYLQSDKVDLIVANMTVTEERKKAVDFTNPNLKVATQVLVKQDAGIRSLADLKGKKVIVTKGTTADIFLTKNRPDVELVKFDKNTESLQALKDGRGVAYAQDNIILFSWARKNPGFTVLPEKLEKEAPLAPAVKKGNTELRDWVNQELEKLGREKYLLELYNKYVKDELGPETNPNDIIVEGGKWE, from the coding sequence ATGAAAAAAGGAACCCGGTGGCTGTCAGCGGGACTCGTCATCATCATGGGACTGCTCGCGGGGTGCGGCGGTCAGGGGGGCGGGAGTGCGCCGGCTTCGGCTCCGAGCACGGCGGCCCCTGCCTCTTCCAAGACGGAAGGGAGCAGCTACATACAGAAGATCAGGGACCGCGGCAAGCTGGTGGTCGGCGTATTTACCGATAAGCCGCCGTTTGGCACGGTCGATGAGAAGGGCAGCCCTACGGGCTTTGAGAACGAACTTGCCCGGCGCTTTGCCAAGGATCTGCTCGGCGACGAGTCGAAGATTGAGTTCGTCACCGTGGAACCGGCCTCGCGTATCCCGTATCTGCAGAGTGACAAGGTGGACCTGATCGTGGCCAACATGACGGTGACCGAGGAGCGGAAGAAGGCTGTGGACTTCACCAACCCGAACCTGAAGGTCGCCACACAGGTGCTCGTCAAGCAGGATGCGGGCATCCGGAGTCTCGCCGACCTCAAGGGTAAGAAGGTGATTGTCACGAAGGGGACTACAGCCGATATCTTTCTGACGAAGAACCGTCCCGATGTCGAGCTCGTGAAGTTCGACAAGAATACGGAGTCGCTGCAGGCGCTCAAGGACGGGCGCGGTGTGGCCTATGCCCAGGATAATATTATTCTGTTCTCCTGGGCCCGCAAGAATCCCGGCTTTACGGTCCTTCCGGAGAAGCTGGAGAAGGAGGCGCCGCTGGCACCCGCAGTCAAGAAAGGCAATACGGAGCTTCGAGATTGGGTGAATCAGGAGCTTGAGAAGCTGGGCCGGGAGAAATACCTGCTCGAGCTTTATAACAAGTATGTCAAAGATGAGCTCGGACCCGAAACGAATCCGAACGATATCATCGTGGAAGGCGGAAAGTGGGAGTAA